The window CGTATTTTGGCTCCCGGGGAATCTGGCCACCAGGTGTCGGAGGGCGCCATGCAGAAGCCGGCCGAGTACCACAAGTCCCTCATGACGCGAGGTTGTCTCCCGCGAGACGGAGGAAGCGGCCCCGGCCCCCTGCCGCCGGGCCGGCTGGTCGTCTCGTACACCTCGGTCGGGCCATGGACACGTGCGACGGTCCGCGGCGAACTCGACCTGAACGCCGGTCGCCAACTGCAACGAGCGCTGCACCGAGCGCTGACCGGTTCGGCCGAGGGCCTCGACCTGGACCTCACCAGACTCGACTTCTGCGACTGCGCGGGTCTGAACGTCCTGCTGGACCTGCGGCGGCAAGCCCTCCGGCAGCACAAGACCCTCACCGTCTCCGCCGCCGGCCCCGCGGTCGGGAGGCTGCTCGACCTCATCGGGGCGCGTGAGCTGCTCGCCGACCCGGGTGCGCGCTCCGGCCGGCCGTGAGGCACCGCCCGCCCGCTGGAGTCACGCCGTTCAGCCGTCGCCCGCACCGCTTCGTGGAGGGATGCGCAGGGCGAGGAGCGCGACGTCGTCGTGGCCCGGCGGGCGGACACGGCGCAGGAGCTGGTCGGTGAAGGACGGCAGGCGGCGGTGGGCGAGGGCGGCGGCGTGTTGCCGCAGTCGGCGCAGGCCCTCGTCGAGGGGCTCGCCGGGCGCTTCGATGAGGCCGTCGGTGTACAGCAGCAGGGTCGAGCCGGGTGGCAGCACGGTGGTGGCGTCCGGGCGGGGGAGGTGTACCCCGGTGCCCAGCAGCAGGCCGTGGCCGTCGGTGAGGTAATCCGCCAGCCCGTCGTGGGTGACGAGCAGCGGTGGGGGGTGGCCCGCGTTGGTCCAGGACAGTTGCCAGTGTCCGTCGGCGGTCTGGGCGAGGCGGGCGAAGATCAGGGTGGCCATGGCCACGTCGGTGATGTGGTGGATCGCCTCGTCGAGCCGCTCGGTGACCCGGCTGGGCGTGTCCTGCTGGGACCAGGCGTAGGCGCGCAGCATGTTGCGCACCTGAGCCATGCCCGCCGCGGCCTCCAGATCGTGGCCGACGACGTCTCCGATGGCCAGGGCGGTGGCCCCGTCGGACAGGGTGAATGCGTCGTACCAGTCGCCACCGACCTGTGAGGCGTCCGGAGCGGGCAGATAGCGGACGGTCAACTGGAGCCCGGGCACGCGCGGCATCTGGGGCAGCAGGTGCTTCTGCAGCGTCTCGGCGACCGCTCGCTGGCGTTGGTAGAGGCGGGCGTTGTCCAGCGCGAGGGCGGCCCGGCGGGCGATGTCCTCCAGCAGGGACAGGTCGGCGACGGTGAAGTGTCCCGGCTTCCGGGCGCGGCCCAGCGTCAGGGCACCCAGGACGTCCCGGGTGCTGCGGATGGGCGCGATGGCCGCCGAGTGGATTCCGGTGGCCTCGAACAGCCGGCGCTGTTCGACCGCGATGCCGGAGTCCGGGGCGCCCCGGTAGGTCTCGGGTCCGGCCAGGGTGGAGGCGACACCGCGCAGGGCACGGGACAGCGGCATCGGCGACTCCTCGGGAATCGGCGGCATCGGTCCCTGGAGGTCCTCGTGCCGCACCAGAACGTCACCGTCCGCCTGCACCACCGAGGTCCGCCACACCTCGTCGGCCTCGGTGATCAGATCGATGACGACCCAGTCCGCCAGCCGGGGCAGGAGCAGTGCCACCAGTCGGCGCAGCGCCTCGTCGACGTCGAGGGTGGAGGTCAGTCTCGTGGTGGTCTCGGCGAGCAGGGACAGCCGTTCCAGGTCGGTCAGCGATTCGGCGGCCTGGTCCGTGCCCGGTCCGGTGCCGTGCGCCTTGTCGAGGCCGTGGAAGACCACGAGCGCGCCGGTTCCGTGATCGCCCATGGCGTACGGGGTGATCATCCAGGAGATGGGCAGCAGGGACCCGTCGCCATGGACGAAGTAGTCCTCGTCGGCCTGTGCCGGACGTCCGGCGTGGAACGCCTGCCGCATACTGCACTGCGTCGCGGGCAGCGATTGCCCCGAAGGCCCGCGATGCAGCAGGTCGTGGGCGTCCTGGCCGATCAGTTCGTCGGTGCGTCGGCCGAGCAGCTGTGCGGCGCCGGTGTTGACGGCGACGATACGGCCCTGGTCGTCCACCGCGTAGGCGGCGACGCCGATGGCCTCCAGGGTGATCTGGCCGGTGGGTATCGCCTCGGACTCAACCCCGGGAACATCCGCCTTGTCCTGCCCCGTCATGCCCTCGCCTCCTGGATGTCGAGCCCGTGACCTCGGCGCCGTGTCCGCCGGGCGCCCGGCTCTGTCCTCCCACGCCTTCACCCCTCGTATGCCCAGCCGTCGCGAAAGAACCAGCCGTGCCGTCCGGCGATCTTGGTGGACGGGCGGTCCGGGCTGGTCGGAGACGAGTGCGCAGTCGTCGCCCGACGCGGCGGCGCTGCGGAGACGGGTTCCCCGTCGGATGCATCCGGCGTTCAGGTCCGTACGGAACTACGGGTGAGGGGACGGGGCGACCTACCCGTCCGAGCGCCCGCTGCCATGTGGGATGCACGGGAGGCGGCGCGCTCCTGGGCCCCCTTGCACGGCGGTGCGGGGGCCCGGTCCGACACCTCTCCCCGTCAGCGGGCGGCGCCGGTGAGCGCGAGGAAGTCGTCAGGTCGAAGGAGCGGGGTGCTGACCGAGGGCGCGGACGAGAAGGCGGAGCAGGCCGCGGTACGGACCGCCGGCCGGCGTGGCCATGAGCTGGGCGCGGCCGCACGGGAGGAGACCCGCCCGGGCCGTCTGGGCCCGGAGCGTGGGCTGCCCGCGTGCGAGGGCCTGCTCGACGCGTACGGCTACGAGCCCGTCCGGGAGACCCCCACCCGGCTGCGGCTGCGCAACTGCCCCTTCCACCCGCTGGCCGCGAAGGCTCCGGACCTGGTCTGCGGGATGAACCAGGCCTTCCTCAGCGGGTACCTGGACGGCCTCGAGGTCAACGGGGTCGAGGCCGTCCTCGCCCCGCACCCGGGGGAGTGCTGCGTACGGCTGGGACCGAACGACACCGCCCCTGACGACACCGCCCACGGCGACCCGGGGGCCGACGACCGCTGACGCCACGCGGGGTGTCAGCGGCTCCTCCCGTCCCACGGCCTGGCGGGCGATGACGTGGACGACGGCGCCCGGCGCGGCGCCGTGGACGCACAGCGCTGTGAGCAGTACGACGGGGTCGTCCAGTAGGGCGGTGGTGATGACACCGACAGAACCCGTGGCGCCGCCGAGACGGCCGGTCGGTCACGGACGGCGCGGGCGGGGAAACGGTCGCGGAGCGTCGACGGTCCAGCCGAGCCTGGTCAGTGCGGGGCAACCGCCTCGATGAGCGCGTCGGCAGCCGTCTCGATGCCTGCGGGCGTGGACCAGCGGCCCAGCGTCAGCCTCAACGCCCCGAGCGCGCGGGCCGGTTCGAGTCCCATGGCGGTCAGCACCGGCGACGGGGTGTGGGTGCCGCTGTGGCAGGCCGAACCCGTCGAGGCCGCGATGCCGTGCGCGGCGGCGAGGAGTTCGTGTCCGAGCACGCCGTCGATGCGGACGTTCAGGGTGTTCGGCAGGCGCGCCTTCTCGGGGCCGTTGAGATGGACGCGGCCGGGCAGTGCCGTCCTCAGCCGCTGATGGAGGTCGTCGCGCAGGGTCGCGATCCGGTCCGGTGTGCCGTCGTCGAGCTCATGGGCCGCGATACGGGCGGCGGCGCCGAGGGCGACCGCCAGGGCGACGTTCTCCGTGCCGGCCCGCAGCCCCTGCTCCTGCGGGCCGCCGTGGACCACGGGCTCCAGCCGCACGCCGTCGCGCACATAGAGCGCGGCCACGCCCTTCGGCGCGTACATCTTGTGCCCCACGACGGTGAGGAGGTCCACGCCCAGCTCGCCGACGTCGAGGGGGATCCTCCCCGCGGCCTGGGCCGCGTCGCAGTGGAAGAGAGCCCCGCGTTCGTGCGCGAGGGCGGCGAGTTCGGTGACCGGTTGGAGGGCGCCCGTCTCGTTGTTGGCGGCCATGACCGACACCAGCACCGTCGCCTCGGTGAGCGCGGAGGCCAGCGCGGCCGGGTCGACCTGCCCGTCGCCGTCGACGGGCAGCACGGTGACGCGCGCTCCGTGCAGGCGCTCCAGGGACCGGCAGCTCTCCAGTACGGCCGGGTGCTCGGTGGCCTGCGTGATCACATGCGGCCGTGAGCGCCCGGAGGCCAGCACCGCGCCGCGCAGTGCGAGCAGATCGGCCTCCGAACCGGAGCCGGTGAAGACCATCTCGCCGGTGCGGGCCCCGATGAGGGCGGCGACCCGGGCCCGGGCCTCACCCAGCGCGCGCCGGGGCTCGGCGCCGTAGGGGTGGCTGCTGGAGGGATTGCCGAAGAAGCCGGTCAGGTACGGGATCATCGCCTGGACGACCCGTGGGTCGACGGGCGTGGTGGCGTTGTAGTC of the Streptomyces sp. 1222.5 genome contains:
- a CDS encoding STAS domain-containing protein, yielding MQKPAEYHKSLMTRGCLPRDGGSGPGPLPPGRLVVSYTSVGPWTRATVRGELDLNAGRQLQRALHRALTGSAEGLDLDLTRLDFCDCAGLNVLLDLRRQALRQHKTLTVSAAGPAVGRLLDLIGARELLADPGARSGRP
- a CDS encoding SpoIIE family protein phosphatase, producing MTGQDKADVPGVESEAIPTGQITLEAIGVAAYAVDDQGRIVAVNTGAAQLLGRRTDELIGQDAHDLLHRGPSGQSLPATQCSMRQAFHAGRPAQADEDYFVHGDGSLLPISWMITPYAMGDHGTGALVVFHGLDKAHGTGPGTDQAAESLTDLERLSLLAETTTRLTSTLDVDEALRRLVALLLPRLADWVVIDLITEADEVWRTSVVQADGDVLVRHEDLQGPMPPIPEESPMPLSRALRGVASTLAGPETYRGAPDSGIAVEQRRLFEATGIHSAAIAPIRSTRDVLGALTLGRARKPGHFTVADLSLLEDIARRAALALDNARLYQRQRAVAETLQKHLLPQMPRVPGLQLTVRYLPAPDASQVGGDWYDAFTLSDGATALAIGDVVGHDLEAAAGMAQVRNMLRAYAWSQQDTPSRVTERLDEAIHHITDVAMATLIFARLAQTADGHWQLSWTNAGHPPPLLVTHDGLADYLTDGHGLLLGTGVHLPRPDATTVLPPGSTLLLYTDGLIEAPGEPLDEGLRRLRQHAAALAHRRLPSFTDQLLRRVRPPGHDDVALLALRIPPRSGAGDG
- a CDS encoding cysteine desulfurase family protein — protein: MDPRRMTVEGTSTPAVRLDDGMTGRGDAAAMLPPFPGPPDGPVYLDYNATTPVDPRVVQAMIPYLTGFFGNPSSSHPYGAEPRRALGEARARVAALIGARTGEMVFTGSGSEADLLALRGAVLASGRSRPHVITQATEHPAVLESCRSLERLHGARVTVLPVDGDGQVDPAALASALTEATVLVSVMAANNETGALQPVTELAALAHERGALFHCDAAQAAGRIPLDVGELGVDLLTVVGHKMYAPKGVAALYVRDGVRLEPVVHGGPQEQGLRAGTENVALAVALGAAARIAAHELDDGTPDRIATLRDDLHQRLRTALPGRVHLNGPEKARLPNTLNVRIDGVLGHELLAAAHGIAASTGSACHSGTHTPSPVLTAMGLEPARALGALRLTLGRWSTPAGIETAADALIEAVAPH